In the genome of Gloeotrichia echinulata CP02, one region contains:
- the hisH gene encoding imidazole glycerol phosphate synthase subunit HisH: MPVIAIVDYEMGNLHSVCKGLEKAGATPKITHSAKELEQADAVVLPGVGAFDPAVQHLRARGLEQPIKDTIASGKPFLGICLGLQILFESSAEGIQPGLGIIRGKVRRFRPEPGITIPHMGWNQLEITQPKSILWEHLPAQPWVYFVHSYYVDPIDPQIRAATVTHGNQTVTAAIAYENLTAVQFHPEKSSNIGLQILSNFVSQVREKVAA, translated from the coding sequence ATGCCAGTTATTGCAATCGTAGACTACGAGATGGGAAATTTGCATTCAGTCTGCAAAGGCTTGGAAAAAGCTGGAGCTACTCCAAAGATTACACATTCTGCCAAAGAATTAGAACAGGCAGATGCGGTAGTCTTACCTGGAGTAGGAGCATTTGATCCAGCAGTGCAACACCTACGGGCGCGAGGTTTAGAGCAACCAATTAAAGATACGATCGCATCTGGTAAACCCTTCTTAGGTATTTGCTTAGGGTTGCAAATTCTGTTTGAATCAAGTGCAGAAGGTATCCAACCAGGACTCGGAATTATTCGCGGAAAAGTGCGACGGTTTCGACCCGAACCAGGAATCACCATCCCCCACATGGGATGGAATCAGCTGGAAATAACTCAACCCAAAAGTATCTTATGGGAACATTTACCCGCTCAACCTTGGGTATATTTTGTCCATTCCTACTATGTTGACCCCATAGACCCCCAAATCCGCGCCGCCACAGTCACCCACGGAAATCAAACAGTCACAGCTGCGATCGCCTACGAAAATCTCACGGCAGTCCAATTCCACCCCGAAAAATCCTCTAATATAGGATTGCAAATCTTGTCTAATTTTGTTTCCCAAGTCCGCGAAAAAGTTGCCGCATAA
- a CDS encoding CHAT domain-containing protein, whose product MHSRNHKPIFGSWLGLIFLCSLALFLLAKLPDSSSKVYTPIELANFVKSRPVDAISPLVKCPQPQGESKALDLLNQAVSIARRLRDYRALSFAWGNLGHIYECRLDYQLALYLTQKAQLAAELDVSAKDSLYLWQWQAGRIFKAKNQIFKAIKYYELASENLENQRGNFVNINLQLDWMENLEIIYRQLIDIKLSLLKPGIGQSNSNNHNISLSSTLANIDALHLAEMRNNFVNTASLTKMHQNHLDLVSLGTDTAVINSIILADHTAIIVRFPNGQKKFTWINIDSKNLQQAINGFRQGLENYGDIIYSPKQAQKLYDWIILPFVKDLELLQIKTLVFIQDGILRSVPMAALHDGEKFLVEKYAITMTPNLSMSSPQTVHPKNLRVLAVGLTKEAIVDSRRYPALTNVATEIYQVQRQIPNSKQLLDENFTHDRLQNELSQTVYSVIHIATHGEFGNIAEDSFLVTGDNDKLTMSQLYSMISSIPQGAPTIDLLTLTACETAIGDDLGLAGVAVQAGVRSALASLWSINDASTVKLVSKFYELWRLPGVSKAQALAVAQQTLISSGGVYTHPAYWAGFILVGNWI is encoded by the coding sequence ATGCACAGTAGAAACCATAAACCTATTTTTGGTAGTTGGTTAGGACTAATATTTCTCTGCAGCCTTGCTTTATTTCTACTAGCAAAGTTACCAGATTCATCCTCTAAAGTCTATACACCAATAGAATTAGCTAATTTTGTAAAATCTCGCCCTGTGGATGCAATTTCGCCCTTAGTTAAATGTCCGCAACCGCAAGGAGAGTCAAAAGCGTTAGATTTACTCAATCAAGCAGTTTCAATTGCTAGGCGGTTACGTGATTATCGCGCCTTATCTTTTGCTTGGGGAAATCTGGGTCATATTTATGAGTGTCGGCTGGATTATCAGCTAGCTTTGTACTTAACTCAAAAAGCTCAATTAGCTGCTGAACTAGATGTGAGCGCGAAAGATAGTTTATATTTATGGCAATGGCAAGCTGGGCGGATTTTTAAAGCCAAAAATCAGATATTTAAGGCGATAAAATATTATGAGCTAGCGTCGGAAAATTTAGAAAATCAACGGGGAAATTTTGTAAATATAAATTTACAGTTGGATTGGATGGAAAACCTGGAGATTATATACCGCCAGTTAATCGACATAAAATTAAGTTTATTAAAACCTGGTATCGGTCAAAGTAATTCAAATAATCACAATATTAGTCTTAGTTCAACCCTGGCGAATATTGATGCTCTACATTTGGCGGAAATGCGAAATAATTTTGTTAACACAGCATCGTTAACGAAAATGCATCAAAATCATCTAGATTTGGTTAGTCTGGGTACAGATACTGCTGTAATTAATTCCATAATTTTGGCAGACCATACTGCAATTATAGTTAGGTTTCCTAATGGTCAAAAGAAGTTTACTTGGATAAACATTGATAGCAAAAATCTGCAACAAGCAATCAATGGGTTTCGTCAAGGACTAGAGAATTATGGTGATATTATTTATAGCCCCAAACAAGCACAGAAGCTATATGACTGGATTATTCTTCCTTTTGTTAAGGACTTAGAATTATTGCAGATCAAAACTCTGGTTTTCATCCAAGATGGAATCCTCCGTAGTGTACCAATGGCGGCGCTGCATGACGGAGAGAAATTCCTGGTGGAAAAGTATGCTATTACCATGACTCCTAATCTTAGCATGAGCAGTCCTCAAACAGTACACCCGAAAAATCTACGAGTCCTAGCTGTGGGGTTAACCAAAGAGGCTATAGTTGATAGTCGCAGGTATCCGGCTTTGACTAACGTAGCTACCGAAATATATCAAGTTCAGAGGCAAATTCCGAATAGCAAGCAGTTATTGGATGAGAATTTTACGCACGATAGGTTGCAAAATGAACTCAGCCAGACTGTTTACTCGGTTATTCATATTGCGACTCATGGTGAGTTTGGCAACATTGCCGAAGATAGTTTCTTGGTAACAGGTGATAATGACAAGCTGACTATGAGTCAATTATATAGCATGATTAGTAGTATACCTCAAGGTGCCCCAACAATAGATTTACTGACACTTACTGCTTGTGAAACTGCGATTGGCGATGACCTGGGACTGGCTGGAGTCGCAGTTCAAGCGGGAGTGAGAAGCGCCTTGGCTTCTCTGTGGTCAATTAATGATGCTTCTACCGTTAAATTAGTAAGTAAATTTTACGAACTTTGGCGCCTTCCTGGAGTGAGTAAAGCCCAGGCTTTAGCTGTAGCGCAGCAAACACTAATTTCCTCTGGAGGAGTATATACCCACCCTGCTTACTGGGCTGGGTTCATTCTTGTAGGTAATTGGATTTAG
- a CDS encoding peptidase C15 — MKKRILLTSFQTWLSEQQSNSSDDLLLEVAKLDSLPDDLTFLRRLPVDVQLASDCVIAKIKELQPDYIICCGMASKRTQLSVEVTAICGESILHTGVDVEQLVLGAVAIEVSYDCGKFVCEGLYYSVLDYLRQSELAIPCIFVHVPVLNPENVGGILADFLLIIYKLALP, encoded by the coding sequence ATGAAGAAAAGAATTCTATTAACTTCTTTTCAAACTTGGTTAAGCGAGCAACAGTCAAATTCCTCTGATGATTTATTACTAGAAGTTGCAAAACTTGACTCGCTCCCTGATGATTTAACTTTTTTGCGCCGCTTACCTGTTGATGTGCAGCTAGCCAGTGACTGTGTAATTGCAAAAATCAAGGAACTCCAGCCGGACTACATTATATGTTGTGGCATGGCAAGCAAGCGGACGCAATTAAGTGTGGAGGTTACTGCTATCTGTGGAGAAAGTATTTTGCACACAGGGGTTGATGTTGAGCAGTTAGTCTTGGGTGCTGTGGCGATTGAGGTGAGCTATGACTGCGGGAAATTCGTCTGCGAAGGCCTTTATTATTCGGTGTTGGACTATTTGCGCCAATCGGAATTGGCGATCCCTTGCATCTTTGTCCATGTTCCAGTGTTGAATCCAGAAAATGTGGGAGGAATTTTAGCAGATTTCTTATTAATTATTTACAAACTGGCACTTCCATAA
- a CDS encoding cytochrome c — MDNQITKPENLIQRLALLTLAILLAVPLGIFGVQMVQASDPYVKNVLSLTGNSIQGHAIFEINCAGCHGTLADGRVGPSLQAVSKRKSEYGLIRQVISGETPPMPKFQPSAQEMADLLSYLESL, encoded by the coding sequence TTGGATAACCAGATTACCAAACCTGAAAATCTGATTCAGCGGCTCGCCTTGTTGACTCTGGCGATACTGTTAGCAGTCCCTTTGGGCATTTTTGGTGTTCAGATGGTTCAAGCCTCCGATCCTTACGTCAAGAATGTTTTATCCCTGACAGGAAACTCAATTCAAGGACATGCTATCTTTGAAATTAATTGTGCTGGTTGTCATGGCACTCTAGCAGATGGGCGAGTAGGTCCGAGTTTACAAGCCGTCTCCAAGCGCAAGTCCGAGTATGGACTCATTCGCCAAGTTATTAGTGGCGAAACGCCGCCAATGCCAAAATTTCAGCCTAGCGCCCAAGAAATGGCTGACCTTTTGAGCTATTTAGAGTCATTGTAA
- the psbD gene encoding photosystem II D2 protein (photosystem q(a) protein), producing the protein MTIAVGRAPNRGWFDVLDDWLKRDRFVFVGWSGILLFPCAYLALGGWLTGTTFVTSWYTHGLASSYLEGCNFITVAVSTPADSLGHSLLLLWGPEAQGDLTRWFQLGGLWPFVALHGAFGLIGFMLRQFEIARLVGIRPYNALAFSAPIAVFVSVFLMYPLGQSSWFFAPSFGVAGIFRFILFVQGFHNFTLNPFHMMGVAGVLGGALLCAIHGATVENTLFEDGESSNTFRGFNPTQAEETYSMVTANRFWSQIFGIAFSNKRWLHFFMLFVPVTGLWMAAVGIVGLALNLRAYDFVSQELRAAEDPEFETFYTKNILLNEGIRAWMAPQDQPHEQFVFPEEVLPRGNAL; encoded by the coding sequence ATGACCATCGCAGTTGGACGCGCCCCCAATAGAGGGTGGTTTGACGTTCTTGACGACTGGTTGAAGCGCGATCGCTTCGTATTCGTAGGTTGGTCAGGGATATTATTATTCCCCTGCGCCTACCTAGCACTAGGCGGTTGGCTCACCGGTACAACCTTCGTCACCTCTTGGTACACCCACGGTTTAGCCTCCTCCTACTTAGAAGGCTGTAACTTTATTACCGTTGCCGTATCAACTCCCGCAGACAGTTTGGGACATTCCCTATTGCTGTTGTGGGGACCTGAAGCTCAAGGAGACTTGACTCGCTGGTTCCAGTTGGGCGGATTATGGCCATTTGTTGCCCTCCACGGAGCTTTTGGTTTAATTGGCTTCATGTTGCGCCAATTTGAAATTGCCCGGCTAGTAGGTATCCGTCCTTACAACGCCTTGGCTTTTTCAGCCCCCATCGCGGTATTCGTCAGCGTCTTCTTAATGTACCCCTTGGGACAATCCAGCTGGTTCTTTGCACCCAGCTTTGGTGTAGCGGGAATTTTCCGTTTCATCTTGTTTGTCCAAGGTTTCCATAACTTCACCCTCAACCCCTTCCACATGATGGGTGTAGCAGGTGTGTTAGGTGGTGCTTTGTTGTGCGCGATTCACGGTGCAACCGTAGAAAACACCCTGTTTGAAGATGGCGAATCTTCAAACACTTTCCGAGGCTTCAATCCTACCCAAGCCGAAGAAACCTACTCAATGGTGACTGCAAACCGTTTCTGGTCACAGATTTTCGGGATTGCATTCTCTAACAAACGCTGGTTACACTTCTTTATGTTGTTTGTACCAGTCACAGGCTTGTGGATGGCTGCAGTCGGGATTGTCGGCTTGGCATTGAACCTACGGGCTTATGACTTCGTGTCCCAAGAATTGCGGGCAGCAGAAGACCCGGAATTTGAAACATTCTATACCAAGAACATTTTGCTGAATGAGGGTATCCGTGCTTGGATGGCACCTCAAGATCAGCCCCACGAACAATTTGTATTCCCTGAAGAAGTACTACCTCGCGGTAATGCTCTCTAA
- a CDS encoding iron uptake porin: MSNILWKSLVVSNAVLGATLLVSAAAIAAPTTTAEVAPSVEPASAEVAQKPAEILAQASPTSDESKVLEQVTRYSKEGSNTQAQVTSVSQFSDVQPTDWAFQALQSLVERYGCIAGYPNSTYRGNRALTRYEFAAGLNACLDRVNELIATATADLVTKQDLTTLQRLQEEFSAELATLRGRVDSLEARTAELEANQFSTTTKLAGEAIFAVTDAFGGKTDSANNTVFQNRVRLSLNTSFTGKDILTTRLSSGNATGFALRNNANGPITTAEGTQTFQVGSTGNNNVTLDRLTYEAPIGPAQVYIAATGGQHSHYAAVNNPYFFDKTDGGNGALSTFASENPIYRIGGGAGIGVSIPFSPKIGLGILKPSSITVGYLASNANNPTNTDIKGNGLTNGSYAALGQLNVAVGDRVALAATYTHGYHTAGSSLFDGGIGINNVAGSGIVGTGSVNTLSATKASSSNSYGISAAFRPSDKLSISGFVSYHSVLGEGPGSIGKYQAWSYGAGVALPDFGKKGNVLGIFAGAQPYALNRFGGDTKVPYQIEGFYKYRLSDNISVTPGVIWLTAPGQSNNTDNAIIGTLRTTFTF; the protein is encoded by the coding sequence ATGTCTAATATATTGTGGAAATCCCTGGTAGTAAGCAATGCAGTTTTGGGAGCAACGTTGTTAGTTTCGGCAGCAGCGATCGCAGCTCCAACTACCACCGCAGAAGTAGCCCCCTCTGTAGAACCAGCCAGTGCGGAAGTAGCCCAGAAGCCAGCAGAAATATTGGCTCAAGCTAGCCCAACCAGCGATGAGTCGAAAGTTTTAGAGCAAGTTACCCGCTACAGCAAAGAAGGTAGCAATACCCAGGCGCAAGTAACATCAGTTTCGCAGTTTTCCGACGTACAGCCCACCGACTGGGCATTCCAAGCCTTGCAGTCCTTGGTTGAGCGCTATGGTTGTATAGCAGGTTATCCCAATAGTACATATCGCGGAAACCGTGCTTTGACCCGTTATGAATTTGCTGCTGGTTTAAATGCCTGTTTAGATCGGGTTAACGAATTGATTGCCACAGCCACAGCTGACTTGGTAACAAAACAAGATTTAACAACTTTACAGCGTTTACAAGAAGAATTTTCCGCAGAACTAGCAACCTTACGCGGTCGTGTAGATTCTTTAGAAGCACGTACTGCTGAATTGGAAGCAAATCAGTTTTCAACTACAACCAAACTAGCTGGTGAAGCGATTTTCGCGGTAACTGATGCTTTCGGTGGCAAAACTGATAGTGCTAACAATACGGTCTTCCAAAACAGAGTACGGTTAAGCTTAAACACCAGCTTCACCGGTAAAGACATTTTGACCACCCGTCTGTCATCTGGTAATGCGACAGGCTTTGCATTGAGAAACAACGCCAATGGCCCTATTACTACTGCAGAAGGTACACAAACGTTTCAAGTAGGTAGCACTGGTAATAACAATGTCACACTAGACCGCTTGACCTATGAAGCTCCCATCGGACCTGCTCAAGTTTATATCGCGGCTACTGGTGGGCAACATAGCCATTATGCTGCTGTTAACAACCCTTACTTCTTTGACAAAACCGACGGTGGTAACGGGGCTTTGTCTACCTTTGCTTCTGAAAACCCCATCTACCGGATTGGCGGTGGCGCTGGTATAGGCGTCAGCATACCTTTTAGTCCAAAAATTGGCCTTGGTATATTGAAGCCAAGTTCTATCACAGTGGGTTACTTGGCATCTAATGCTAATAATCCTACAAATACAGATATTAAGGGTAATGGTTTGACCAATGGTAGCTATGCTGCTCTAGGACAGTTGAACGTAGCTGTTGGTGATCGCGTGGCTTTAGCTGCCACCTACACTCACGGTTATCATACTGCTGGTAGTAGTTTGTTTGATGGCGGTATTGGTATAAATAATGTTGCCGGATCTGGAATTGTAGGTACAGGTTCCGTCAACACTCTAAGTGCAACAAAAGCATCTTCCAGTAATTCCTACGGTATTTCGGCAGCATTCAGACCGAGCGACAAACTGTCAATTAGTGGCTTTGTTTCTTACCATAGTGTCTTAGGCGAAGGTCCTGGCTCTATCGGTAAGTATCAAGCTTGGAGCTATGGTGCTGGGGTAGCTTTACCTGACTTCGGTAAGAAGGGTAACGTATTGGGTATTTTCGCTGGCGCTCAACCCTATGCACTTAACCGATTCGGTGGCGATACTAAAGTACCTTACCAGATTGAAGGCTTCTACAAGTATCGCTTGTCTGATAACATCTCAGTCACCCCTGGTGTTATCTGGTTGACAGCTCCTGGTCAGAGCAACAATACAGACAATGCGATTATTGGTACTCTGAGAACAACATTCACCTTCTAG
- a CDS encoding 4a-hydroxytetrahydrobiopterin dehydratase: MVQLLTEAEIQERAKSLSDWTVDGSAITITRTFKDFIQAIEFVNKLVEPAELAGHHPDIEISYNKVKITLTTHDAGGLTKNDFDVAATISQIH, encoded by the coding sequence ATGGTGCAGCTACTAACGGAGGCGGAAATTCAAGAACGGGCGAAAAGTCTGTCAGATTGGACTGTTGACGGTTCTGCAATTACTATTACACGCACCTTTAAGGATTTTATCCAGGCTATTGAGTTTGTGAATAAACTTGTAGAACCAGCGGAATTAGCAGGACATCATCCAGACATTGAAATTTCTTACAACAAAGTTAAAATTACATTGACAACCCATGATGCAGGTGGTTTGACCAAGAATGACTTTGATGTAGCAGCAACTATTTCCCAAATACATTAG
- a CDS encoding DUF3370 domain-containing protein: MLPLLLNLTLAQATVPTPPPEEVVLPQVVRPLPGKLDTIPVFNSNSPELVLQEGILLSTFPSEGKKVPTAHLNFPFSGRFDVFVHHVAKAEPPTDLRSLYLGMILHNPTSETVTVNILQAATYLSQPDAPFMELPSISANILGTFFAGPGDRAVNDVLRGRRQEIFPAQIIIPPGQSQMLFNLPIPVKELTPPLNGRSTLMRLRSNGTIYAASLAMFAKANPDGSERAPTLEEWQGLLDNSDVARPRDKTPTPPEDNGKRRIYGRVAGVAQGSQWRALIIDNAQAKYLTIPEPGQAFSYGISTLHGGTLGTSQIQSAKMLVRYPDTAYFAHGNYAIQYSLTLPLYNNSQNPQSVSVTLQTPLKEDQLVKPGLRFFTTPARQVFFRGTVRVRYKNDQGQPQTQYVHLVQKRGQPGEPLILLNMKPGDRSFVQVDFLYPPDATPPQVLTVSTKGE, encoded by the coding sequence ATGTTGCCATTATTACTAAATTTGACCCTCGCCCAAGCAACTGTGCCTACACCACCGCCGGAAGAAGTCGTACTACCACAAGTAGTGCGCCCTTTACCAGGGAAATTGGATACAATCCCAGTGTTTAATAGCAATAGTCCAGAATTAGTTTTGCAAGAGGGAATTTTACTTTCTACCTTTCCATCTGAGGGCAAAAAAGTACCAACGGCGCACCTGAATTTTCCTTTTAGTGGTCGATTTGATGTTTTTGTTCACCACGTAGCTAAGGCGGAACCACCTACTGATTTGCGATCGCTTTATCTGGGGATGATTTTACATAATCCTACCTCCGAAACTGTGACGGTGAATATTTTGCAGGCGGCGACTTATTTAAGTCAACCGGATGCACCGTTTATGGAGTTACCATCGATTAGTGCAAATATTTTGGGGACATTTTTTGCAGGTCCTGGCGATCGCGCCGTCAATGATGTGTTGCGGGGACGCCGACAAGAAATTTTTCCTGCCCAAATTATCATTCCCCCAGGGCAAAGTCAAATGTTATTTAATCTACCAATTCCCGTAAAGGAACTGACACCACCGCTAAATGGTCGCTCTACCTTGATGCGATTGCGAAGTAATGGTACTATATATGCAGCTAGTTTGGCGATGTTTGCCAAGGCAAATCCTGATGGTAGTGAACGTGCCCCGACTTTAGAAGAATGGCAAGGTTTACTAGATAATAGTGATGTGGCAAGACCACGAGATAAAACTCCTACGCCCCCAGAAGACAACGGTAAACGGAGGATTTATGGTCGCGTCGCTGGAGTAGCTCAAGGTTCCCAATGGAGAGCTTTAATAATAGATAATGCTCAAGCTAAGTATCTGACAATTCCCGAACCTGGTCAAGCTTTTTCTTACGGTATCAGCACTCTGCATGGTGGAACCCTGGGAACTAGTCAAATTCAGAGTGCAAAGATGCTGGTGCGCTATCCTGATACTGCATATTTCGCTCATGGCAACTATGCAATTCAATACAGTCTGACGTTGCCGTTATACAACAATAGTCAAAATCCTCAAAGTGTTAGTGTAACATTGCAGACACCATTGAAAGAAGATCAATTGGTCAAACCGGGGCTGAGGTTTTTTACTACACCAGCCCGTCAAGTCTTCTTTCGGGGAACAGTCAGGGTACGCTATAAAAATGACCAAGGACAACCGCAAACACAGTATGTACACTTAGTACAAAAGCGGGGTCAACCAGGGGAACCGTTGATTTTATTAAATATGAAACCAGGCGATCGCTCCTTCGTACAAGTAGATTTTCTCTATCCCCCAGATGCGACACCACCGCAGGTATTAACGGTGTCAACTAAGGGTGAGTAA
- the petG gene encoding cytochrome b6-f complex subunit PetG, with product MVEPLLSGIVLGLIVVTLAGLFYAAYKQYKRPNELGG from the coding sequence GTGGTTGAACCCTTACTCTCAGGTATTGTCCTTGGTCTGATTGTCGTTACCCTTGCTGGTTTGTTTTATGCTGCTTATAAGCAATATAAGCGCCCCAATGAGCTAGGCGGTTGA
- a CDS encoding energy-coupling factor ABC transporter ATP-binding protein encodes MADVGIAVKDLQFSWPNGEKAIKSCSLEVPRGEFWMLLGTNGSGKSTLLRLLAGLLAPESGEIGVLHPVGFVFQNPDHQLVMPTVGADVAFGLVEEKLPIAAVRARVEEALGAVNLEALQRRPIYALSGGQKQRVAIAGAIARRCEVLLLDEPTALLDPDSQLDLVAGVRRLVKSRGITALWVTHRLDELNYCDGAFLLEKGSLVDQGEAQRLKQRLMEVDKQAS; translated from the coding sequence ATGGCGGATGTGGGGATTGCGGTCAAAGATTTACAGTTTAGTTGGCCTAATGGAGAGAAAGCCATCAAATCTTGCTCTCTAGAAGTACCTAGGGGTGAATTTTGGATGCTTTTGGGGACAAATGGCAGTGGTAAATCAACTTTACTCAGACTGCTGGCTGGGCTATTAGCTCCTGAATCTGGCGAAATTGGGGTTTTGCATCCTGTTGGCTTTGTCTTCCAGAATCCTGATCATCAACTGGTAATGCCAACTGTTGGTGCTGATGTGGCTTTTGGGTTAGTGGAAGAAAAATTGCCAATTGCTGCTGTCAGAGCGAGGGTAGAAGAGGCTTTAGGCGCAGTGAATTTAGAGGCTTTGCAACGACGCCCTATTTATGCTTTGAGTGGGGGACAAAAACAGCGCGTTGCGATCGCCGGTGCGATCGCTCGTCGTTGTGAAGTTTTACTATTAGATGAGCCAACTGCCTTACTCGATCCAGATAGTCAATTGGATTTAGTGGCTGGTGTCCGCCGCCTTGTCAAAAGCCGGGGGATTACAGCCCTGTGGGTGACTCATCGCTTAGATGAGTTAAATTACTGTGACGGTGCTTTTTTGCTAGAAAAAGGCTCTCTGGTCGATCAAGGTGAAGCCCAGCGCCTCAAACAACGTCTGATGGAAGTCGATAAACAAGCGTCTTAA
- a CDS encoding aminotransferase class V-fold PLP-dependent enzyme: MKNEGADFKPQTSDYHKLWGLDPSVIFLNHGSYGACPKIVLAAQERLRSQLEQEPLRFFGREWEPLLDNARSKLAAFVGANVEDLVFVPNATTGVNSVLRSLRFSPDDEILTTSHEYNACRNALDFISSRTGARVVVVKIPFPINSPQEVVKAVIEGVSPRTKLALLDHITSQTGLIFPIEQLVKELQVRGVDILVDGAHAPGMIPLNLREIGATYYTGNCHKWLCAPKGAAFLYVQPDKQSEIRPLTISHGANSPRSDKTRFQLEFDWTGTDDPTAFMCVPEAIAFMGSLLPGGWPELMLRNHQLVLEARQLLCEQLGVLPPSPKEMIGTMAVVPMPTTWDNRHFMAVHDDLFDRFAIQVQVMPWTEQPRLLIRISTQIYNTLSQYEYLAKALMEI, from the coding sequence ATGAAGAATGAAGGTGCGGATTTCAAACCTCAGACTTCAGACTATCACAAATTATGGGGACTTGACCCATCTGTGATATTTCTCAATCATGGGTCTTATGGTGCTTGTCCTAAAATAGTTTTGGCAGCACAAGAGCGCCTGCGATCGCAGCTAGAGCAAGAACCCTTACGCTTTTTTGGCAGGGAGTGGGAACCGCTGCTAGACAATGCCAGGAGCAAATTAGCAGCGTTTGTTGGTGCTAATGTCGAGGATTTGGTGTTTGTTCCCAATGCCACAACTGGGGTAAATTCAGTTTTGCGTTCTCTGCGCTTTTCGCCAGATGACGAAATTCTCACGACTAGCCACGAGTATAATGCTTGCCGAAATGCACTAGATTTTATTTCCAGTCGCACTGGTGCGCGGGTAGTAGTGGTAAAAATTCCTTTCCCGATTAACTCGCCACAGGAAGTAGTGAAAGCGGTGATTGAGGGAGTTTCTCCAAGAACTAAATTAGCACTATTAGACCATATTACCAGCCAAACAGGGTTAATTTTCCCCATTGAGCAGTTGGTCAAGGAGTTGCAAGTGCGGGGCGTAGATATACTGGTTGATGGTGCCCACGCTCCGGGAATGATTCCGCTCAACTTGCGAGAAATTGGAGCGACTTATTACACCGGTAATTGTCATAAATGGCTGTGTGCGCCGAAAGGAGCAGCATTTTTGTACGTACAGCCAGATAAGCAATCAGAAATTCGTCCCCTGACAATTAGTCACGGTGCAAATTCACCAAGATCTGATAAAACACGCTTTCAGTTAGAATTTGACTGGACTGGTACAGACGATCCGACAGCATTTATGTGCGTACCAGAGGCGATCGCCTTTATGGGTTCATTACTACCTGGTGGTTGGCCTGAGTTAATGCTGCGAAATCATCAGTTAGTTTTGGAAGCCAGACAGCTACTTTGTGAACAATTGGGAGTATTACCGCCAAGTCCAAAGGAGATGATTGGGACAATGGCTGTTGTGCCAATGCCCACAACTTGGGACAATCGACATTTTATGGCTGTACACGATGACTTGTTTGATCGGTTCGCAATTCAAGTACAGGTGATGCCGTGGACAGAACAACCCCGGCTACTGATACGCATATCAACACAGATTTATAATACGCTATCACAGTATGAATATTTGGCAAAGGCGCTGATGGAAATATAA
- a CDS encoding NYN domain-containing protein, protein MSRPLLQAVLLVDGYNIIGAWPCLKKTRDNSGLEAARGELVEAMTNYTAFQGYETQIVFDAQYHNAASNKEIITEFLSVYYTDFGQTADTYIEKACASWRYQIAQSRMPRVIVATSDRAQQLMVQGYGAEWLSAQQLCGEVETTVCRMRQKYQTRKQSKSRFLANSIDAKSRQRLAELRMGSS, encoded by the coding sequence ATGTCCCGTCCCTTACTCCAAGCCGTTCTGCTCGTAGACGGCTACAATATAATTGGCGCTTGGCCTTGCCTGAAAAAAACCCGTGATAATTCAGGACTCGAGGCAGCACGCGGCGAACTTGTGGAAGCGATGACTAATTACACTGCGTTTCAAGGTTATGAGACGCAAATAGTTTTTGATGCCCAATATCATAACGCCGCTAGCAATAAAGAAATTATTACAGAATTTTTATCAGTTTATTACACTGACTTTGGACAAACGGCAGACACATATATTGAGAAAGCCTGTGCTTCTTGGCGCTACCAAATAGCACAATCTCGAATGCCGCGTGTAATTGTTGCCACATCAGATCGCGCACAGCAACTGATGGTGCAGGGTTACGGGGCTGAATGGTTGTCAGCACAACAGCTATGTGGGGAAGTAGAAACGACGGTTTGTCGGATGCGACAGAAGTATCAAACACGCAAACAATCTAAAAGTAGATTTCTAGCTAATTCCATCGATGCCAAGTCTCGCCAGCGTCTGGCTGAACTGCGAATGGGTTCCTCATAG